One genomic window of Myxococcus virescens includes the following:
- a CDS encoding spermidine synthase, which yields MALARVSRAFEFPRTILHVAKSASGPIIVSEDDEGRRYLQFGWIGAFQSAMWPGFPLRLELDYTRAVAATLAFVPEPSRLLVVGLGGGTIPTFLRAVLPHAHIDAVEIQPQVLDMARRYFDFHEDEALHAHLTDGRRFIESPGAPYDVIILDAYGTRSIPPALATQEFLRATQARLTPDGVVVGNVLRKSGRPGSLMDPLWRASFPQLYAFDVQASDNRILVGLPHARRLLRARLLARAGQLAREWGVPFNLRARVARRVSVSRTPANSHG from the coding sequence GTGGCCCTGGCGCGTGTCTCCCGCGCCTTCGAGTTTCCCCGCACGATTCTGCACGTCGCGAAGTCCGCCAGTGGCCCCATCATCGTCAGCGAGGACGACGAGGGCCGCCGCTACCTCCAGTTCGGGTGGATTGGCGCATTCCAGAGCGCGATGTGGCCGGGCTTCCCGCTGCGCCTGGAGCTGGACTACACGCGAGCGGTGGCGGCGACGCTGGCCTTCGTGCCCGAGCCCTCGCGCCTGCTCGTCGTGGGACTGGGAGGCGGCACCATTCCCACCTTCCTCCGCGCGGTGCTCCCGCACGCGCACATCGACGCGGTGGAAATCCAGCCCCAGGTGCTGGACATGGCCCGGCGCTACTTCGACTTCCACGAGGACGAGGCCCTGCACGCCCATCTCACGGACGGACGGCGTTTCATCGAATCACCCGGGGCGCCGTATGACGTCATCATCCTGGATGCCTACGGCACGCGAAGCATCCCGCCGGCGCTGGCGACGCAGGAGTTCCTGCGGGCCACGCAGGCGAGGCTGACGCCGGACGGGGTGGTGGTGGGCAACGTGCTCCGGAAGTCGGGCCGGCCCGGCTCGCTGATGGACCCGCTGTGGCGGGCCAGCTTCCCGCAGCTCTACGCCTTCGACGTGCAGGCGTCGGACAACCGCATCCTCGTGGGGCTGCCCCATGCGCGCAGGCTCCTCCGTGCGCGATTGCTGGCACGCGCCGGGCAGCTCGCGCGCGAATGGGGCGTGCCCTTCAACCTCCGCGCACGGGTGGCCCGCCGCGTGAGCGTCAGCCGCACCCCTGCGAACAGCCACGGCTGA